In Macadamia integrifolia cultivar HAES 741 chromosome 12, SCU_Mint_v3, whole genome shotgun sequence, the following are encoded in one genomic region:
- the LOC122057929 gene encoding palmitoyl-acyl carrier protein thioesterase, chloroplastic-like, whose product MAATIAGITLLFPSPVSTPAKRTTRMMLGRKVDSLGTNGMKSSSSSSSSARATSTKDGVGSTTLKMEPQKLWKLLDRKEREEPMVIVADPFALEEVGKDRRIFCEKFTIRSYDMGPNHTATIETLLNLLQETALNHIKSMGILKDGLGSTPAMSGRNLIWVLSKMHVVVDHYPSWGDEVQVDNWFIASEKNGQRTDWIIRDRQNGKSLARATSTFQAMNKETRKLSKIPEEVRREMESHYIECPIPIPDDHEDSSRSIAKFDSNRMDCVRTSLTPRWNDLDANQHVNNVKYIGLMLESVPIAMLKSHEICEMKIEYRRECRMDDALQSLTSQATDDEYCLVGAGGGGLHECFHFLRFENGGVVAKGRTKWRAT is encoded by the exons ATGGCTGCAACCATTGCCGGCATCACATTGCTTTTTCCATCTCCGGTATCTACTCCGGCGAAGAGAACTACAAGGATGATGCTTGGAAGAAAAGTCGACTCTTTGGGTACTAATGGAatgaagtcttcttcttcttcttcttcctctgctagAGCAACTTCCACAAAAGATGGGGTTGGGTCCACAACCTTGAAGATGGAACCTCAGAAGCTGTGGAAGCTACTCGACAGAAAGGAGAGGGAAGAGCCCATGGTTATAGTTGCCGACCCATTTGCTCTTGAAGAGGTTGGGAAGGACAGGCGTATTTTCTGTGAGAAGTTCACTATTAGATCTTATGATATGGGCCCTAATCATACGGCAACCATAGAGACTTTACTGAATCTTTTACAG GAAACAGCTCTAAATCATATTAAAAGTATGGGGATTTTAAAAGATGGCTTGGGTTCAACACCAGCGATGAGTGGAAGGAACCTGATATGGGTATTATCTAAGATGCATGTTGTTGTGGATCACTATCCTTCTTG GGGTGACGAAGTACAAGTTGATAATTGGTTTATTGCATCTGAAAAGAATGGCCAGCGAACTGATTGGATTATTCGTGATCGCCAAAATGGAAAAAGTCTCGCACGAGCTACGAG TACGTTCCAAGCGATgaataaagaaacaagaaaactaTCTAAAATTCCAGAGGAGGTCAGAAGAGAAATGGAAAGTCATTACATAGAGTGTCCTATTCCTATTCCAGATGATCACGAGGACAGCAGTAGATCAATAGCAAAGTTTGACAGCAACAGAATGGATTGTGTTCGAACCAGTCTAACC CCTCGTTGGAATGATTTGGATGCCAATCAACACGTGAACAATGTGAAATACATTGGGTTGATGCTTgag AGTGTTCCCATAGCGATGTTGAAGAGCCATGAGATTTGTGAGATGAAAATAGAGTACAGGAGGGAATGTAGGATGGATGATGCGCTGCAGTCCTTAACTAGTCAAGCAACTGAtgatgagtactgcttggtagGTGCTGGCGGAGGTGGTCTTCATGAGTGCTTCCACTTTCTGCGTTTTGAGAATGGAGGTGTGGTTGCGAAAGGAAGGACCAAGTGGAGAGCTACATAA